One region of Chryseobacterium sp. C-71 genomic DNA includes:
- a CDS encoding 3-hydroxyacyl-CoA dehydrogenase/enoyl-CoA hydratase family protein, with product MKRRIKHVTVLGSGIMGSGIAAHFANIGVQVSLLDIVPFELNEAEQKKGLTKDDKAVRNRIASENFEKLKKASPALLYSPKFAERIKVGNFDDDLKRIKDTDWIIEVVVEKLDIKKSVYEKIEQFRKPGTLVSSNTSGIPINMLVEGRSDDFKKYFAGTHFFNPVRYLPLLEVIPTTDTDPEIADFYMSYGAKFLGKTTVLAKDTPAFIANRIGVFSMMDLLHNVQKLGFNVSDVDKLTGPIIGRPKSATFRTADVVGLDTLVMVANGVRNSGAEANDFNNVFALPDYIQKMVDNKWLGSKTEQGFYKKVKSADGKSEIHGLNLDTLEYELQGKSSFPTLELTKNIDKPIDRFKVLIGGKDKAGELYRKSLGALFAYVSHKVPEISDEVYKIDDAMRAGFGWENGPFEIWDAVGVQKGIELATEAGYEVSDWVKNVESFYKVNEDGQSIFFDKNSGNYNNIPGQESFIILDNIRKNKTLWSNSGSSIEDLGDGIINFEIRSKMNSLGGEVLDGLNRAIDLAEKEYDGLVIGNQGTNFSVGANLAMILMMAIEQDWDDLNMAIAYFQKSMMRVRYSSIPVVVAPHGMTLGGGCEMTMHADRVVAAAETYIGLVETGVGVIPGGGGTKEFALRTSREFHSDDVKNNRLREAFMNIAMGKVATSAYEAYDMGILEKGKDVVVVDKKRQIMTAKMMAKSLAEHGYTQPIEQTVKVLGKDALGMFYVGTDQMLTGKYISEHDKLIADKLANVLVGGNLSEPTVVTEQYLLNLERETFLQLCGERKTLERIQFMLQKGKPLRN from the coding sequence ATGAAAAGACGAATCAAACACGTAACGGTTTTAGGTTCAGGAATCATGGGAAGCGGTATTGCTGCGCATTTTGCCAATATTGGCGTGCAGGTTTCATTGCTCGATATTGTTCCATTTGAATTGAATGAAGCCGAGCAGAAAAAAGGTTTGACCAAAGATGACAAGGCAGTTCGTAACAGAATTGCTTCCGAAAACTTTGAAAAACTTAAAAAAGCCAGCCCTGCACTACTCTATTCTCCGAAATTTGCGGAGCGTATTAAAGTAGGAAACTTTGATGATGATTTAAAGAGAATAAAAGATACCGACTGGATTATAGAAGTTGTCGTTGAAAAACTGGACATCAAAAAATCGGTTTACGAGAAAATCGAACAGTTCAGAAAACCTGGAACTTTGGTTTCTTCCAACACTTCCGGAATTCCAATTAATATGTTGGTTGAAGGAAGAAGTGATGATTTCAAAAAATATTTTGCTGGAACGCACTTTTTTAATCCTGTAAGATATCTTCCACTCTTAGAAGTTATTCCAACAACTGATACTGATCCGGAAATTGCAGATTTCTACATGTCTTACGGAGCTAAATTTTTAGGCAAAACCACCGTTTTAGCAAAAGATACTCCGGCATTTATCGCCAACAGAATCGGAGTTTTCTCGATGATGGATTTGCTTCATAATGTTCAGAAATTAGGTTTCAATGTTTCTGATGTTGATAAATTAACAGGTCCGATTATCGGTCGTCCGAAGTCTGCAACGTTCCGAACTGCCGATGTTGTCGGTCTTGATACTTTGGTAATGGTTGCAAACGGTGTTCGTAACAGCGGGGCTGAAGCAAATGATTTCAACAATGTTTTTGCTCTTCCTGATTATATTCAGAAAATGGTAGATAACAAGTGGTTGGGTTCAAAAACCGAGCAAGGTTTCTACAAGAAAGTGAAAAGTGCTGACGGAAAATCTGAAATTCACGGTTTAAATCTTGACACTTTAGAATACGAACTTCAAGGTAAATCTTCCTTCCCTACTTTAGAATTAACTAAAAATATTGACAAGCCAATTGACCGTTTTAAAGTCTTAATTGGCGGAAAAGATAAAGCCGGAGAATTATACAGAAAATCTTTAGGCGCATTATTCGCTTACGTTTCTCATAAAGTTCCTGAAATCTCTGATGAAGTTTACAAAATTGATGATGCCATGAGAGCAGGTTTTGGTTGGGAAAACGGACCTTTCGAAATTTGGGACGCAGTTGGAGTTCAAAAAGGAATTGAATTGGCTACAGAAGCTGGTTATGAAGTTTCAGATTGGGTTAAGAATGTAGAATCTTTCTATAAAGTTAACGAGGACGGACAAAGTATTTTCTTCGATAAAAACTCAGGAAACTACAACAATATTCCGGGTCAGGAATCATTTATTATTTTAGATAATATCAGAAAAAACAAAACACTTTGGAGCAATTCAGGTTCATCGATTGAAGATTTGGGCGATGGAATTATCAATTTTGAAATCCGTTCTAAAATGAATTCTTTGGGTGGTGAAGTTTTAGATGGATTAAACAGAGCCATCGATTTAGCCGAAAAAGAATATGATGGTTTAGTTATCGGAAATCAGGGAACCAATTTCTCTGTTGGAGCCAATTTAGCGATGATTTTAATGATGGCGATTGAGCAGGATTGGGATGATTTGAATATGGCCATTGCTTATTTCCAGAAATCGATGATGAGGGTTCGTTATTCTTCAATTCCAGTTGTAGTGGCTCCTCACGGAATGACTTTGGGCGGCGGTTGCGAAATGACTATGCACGCAGATCGAGTTGTCGCAGCAGCAGAAACTTATATTGGATTGGTAGAAACTGGAGTTGGAGTTATTCCCGGCGGCGGTGGAACGAAAGAGTTTGCTTTGAGAACTTCAAGAGAGTTCCATAGTGATGATGTAAAAAACAACAGACTTCGTGAAGCCTTCATGAACATTGCAATGGGGAAAGTTGCCACTTCTGCCTATGAAGCTTACGATATGGGAATTCTTGAAAAAGGAAAAGATGTAGTCGTAGTTGATAAAAAACGTCAGATTATGACGGCAAAGATGATGGCAAAGAGTTTAGCTGAACATGGTTACACTCAACCGATCGAACAAACAGTAAAAGTTCTTGGTAAAGATGCTCTTGGAATGTTCTATGTTGGAACTGACCAAATGTTAACAGGAAAATATATTTCAGAACACGATAAATTGATTGCTGATAAATTGGCGAACGTTCTGGTAGGTGGAAATCTTTCTGAACCAACTGTGGTTACCGAACAATATTTACTAAATCTTGAAAGAGAAACGTTCTTACAACTTTGTGGTGAAAGAAAAACTTTAGAGAGAA
- a CDS encoding iron ABC transporter permease, giving the protein MSKKFRILCLVLCIAIVLAAVINLNTGFLNLNLHDFLHNSENGQIAEIRINRVLVMLLAGISIPTSGFLMQEYFQNPLAGPDILGITSVASLSVAFYIFFSHSILLPEFLQNSFLSLSAIVGSLLLMLVLLSMSNKFQDKSYLIIFGFLVSAFAGAIVSLLQFYAENQSLKNYVLWSFGANNMVSRNQIIVLSILVGIGLFFCFKTIKPLIGNSLGSSYAQSLGVNLNHLKILIIVTSSLLSASITAFLGPILFIGIIVPHFCRLIYNPSKLWQQWILNMFLGMLIMLLFSITAEKTQIPLNVISSLFGIPVILLMLLKQNKV; this is encoded by the coding sequence ATGTCGAAAAAATTCAGAATCCTGTGTTTAGTTTTATGTATCGCAATTGTATTGGCTGCGGTCATTAATCTGAACACAGGATTTTTAAATTTAAATCTTCATGATTTTCTTCATAATTCTGAAAACGGACAAATCGCTGAAATAAGAATCAATCGTGTTTTGGTCATGCTTTTGGCAGGAATTTCAATTCCGACATCAGGTTTTTTGATGCAGGAATACTTTCAAAATCCACTTGCAGGGCCCGATATTTTAGGAATTACATCGGTTGCAAGTTTATCCGTCGCATTTTACATTTTCTTTTCGCACAGCATTTTACTGCCTGAATTTTTACAGAACAGCTTTTTAAGTCTATCCGCAATTGTTGGAAGTTTGCTTTTGATGCTCGTTCTGCTGTCAATGTCGAATAAATTTCAGGACAAATCATATTTGATTATTTTCGGATTCTTGGTTTCGGCGTTTGCAGGAGCAATCGTTTCTCTTTTGCAGTTTTATGCTGAAAATCAAAGTCTGAAAAACTATGTTTTGTGGTCTTTTGGAGCGAATAATATGGTTTCTAGAAATCAGATTATCGTACTGTCGATTTTAGTCGGGATTGGATTATTTTTTTGTTTTAAAACCATCAAACCTTTAATAGGAAATTCTTTAGGAAGCTCATATGCACAAAGTTTAGGAGTTAATTTAAATCATTTAAAAATATTGATCATTGTAACTTCTTCACTCTTATCTGCTTCTATCACAGCTTTTTTAGGGCCTATTTTATTCATCGGAATCATTGTACCCCATTTCTGCAGATTGATTTATAACCCGTCAAAACTTTGGCAACAATGGATTTTGAATATGTTTTTGGGAATGCTCATCATGCTTTTATTTTCAATTACTGCTGAAAAAACTCAGATTCCTTTAAATGTTATCAGTTCTCTGTTTGGAATTCCTGTGATTTTGTTGATGCTTTTAAAACAGAATAAGGTATAA
- a CDS encoding MarR family winged helix-turn-helix transcriptional regulator, with the protein MDNNKEKTENVDLILKQTWLAVSKMYTELAQEHDSTAVQALTLLKIDPKEGTRSTNLGPKMAIEPTSLTRIIKLLEDNGYIYKEKTTTDKREVIIKLTDKGLSSRNMSKEVVVNFNKKVMEKIAPEKLETFKEVMTEIMKIASDLNNRK; encoded by the coding sequence ATGGATAATAATAAAGAAAAAACAGAAAATGTTGACCTCATTCTAAAACAGACTTGGTTAGCGGTTTCGAAAATGTACACCGAGCTTGCACAAGAACACGATTCTACTGCAGTTCAGGCTCTTACCTTATTGAAAATTGATCCGAAAGAAGGTACAAGAAGCACCAATTTGGGACCCAAAATGGCAATTGAACCTACTTCTCTCACAAGAATCATCAAACTCCTTGAGGATAACGGATATATATATAAAGAAAAAACCACTACCGACAAGCGTGAAGTGATCATTAAGCTTACTGATAAAGGTTTAAGCTCAAGAAATATGTCTAAGGAAGTTGTTGTGAATTTCAACAAAAAAGTGATGGAAAAAATTGCTCCCGAAAAGTTGGAAACCTTCAAGGAAGTCATGACAGAAATTATGAAAATAGCTTCCGATTTAAACAACAGAAAATAA
- a CDS encoding BamA/TamA family outer membrane protein encodes MSCKHFKNSPQKYYKILSFATVVGVLYACSTTKKVPEGEFLLTKNNFQFEDKKEFFDEELKDYVQQKPNKKELLFMPLGLLLHNAANPKYDTLFSEYLTYPSEMRDQKLRDSLFVKYNMPESVGKSLLWDRILHNFGTPPVILDQTRTDKSAESIKKRMTYRGYWDSEVKFKHELDSTSKKAAVTYFLTHNSPTNIKEYYYNIPDAGVKSLYQQNINETLVKSRKVLDQTVLEKEVTRINDLMRRSGYYKFNNANDEVYFVADSLKDRKNVPLTLEIHKDSADSPYKRSTFGNIDVAIVDEPSDFGRKTVKDSLRRIRFHKMNDNYKTNSIWRAIIVDNKSVYDQNQLDLTKRNLLAMNNFSILKAKDSLRQGGAIKPNDSIIDVLYLLKPLPKYELKLGTDLNYSQFLNWGLSPSVDLTTRNVFGGAENLSTSLSGTFGRVVNPRDLDNRIWAYELSAQASLSFPRLLLPFNYYKLIPKRYTPTSSIVLGASVQNNIGLGRVNFNTGLNYFANVNDQSSHRLTLFNTLFSLTKNKDSYYDFFVNDDAVRRVVFDDYFTFNPQLKQQFESGALTRDQVSEQIITDDNYISTLDQKKADDVVAFLGTLVNKDRQTQDVIISSFIYNFIYNEIGKKDYPNAFYFNGKMEVAGNIPSIFNQKREDDGGVLRSPERTIFGIPYAQFVKFDFDVRKYFKFNGNQTLVLRQFIGLGIPYGNSSSMPFVRSYFNGGANDIRAWVAFGGLGPGGSQVDERVRTYLMGNVKLTTNLEYRIPFNDMYEGAIFTDIGNVWNTENNGFDDQFKFNRFIREMGVGSGVGLRVNVAYITLRLDLAYKIYDPNKPDGERWRFNNFQPLKPTLNIAFGYPF; translated from the coding sequence ATGAGCTGTAAGCATTTTAAGAATTCTCCTCAAAAATATTATAAAATTCTATCATTTGCAACTGTTGTTGGTGTCCTTTATGCTTGTAGTACCACAAAAAAAGTACCTGAAGGTGAATTTTTACTGACAAAAAACAACTTTCAATTTGAAGATAAGAAAGAGTTTTTTGATGAAGAACTGAAAGATTACGTTCAGCAAAAACCGAATAAGAAAGAATTGCTTTTCATGCCGCTTGGGCTTTTGTTGCACAATGCTGCAAATCCTAAGTACGATACATTATTCAGTGAATATTTGACCTACCCTAGTGAAATGAGAGATCAAAAGCTAAGGGATTCACTATTCGTGAAATACAATATGCCTGAAAGCGTTGGAAAAAGTTTATTGTGGGATAGGATTTTACACAATTTCGGAACACCACCGGTAATTCTTGATCAGACAAGAACAGACAAAAGTGCAGAGTCTATTAAAAAAAGAATGACCTACCGGGGTTATTGGGATTCTGAGGTTAAATTTAAACATGAATTGGATTCAACTTCTAAAAAAGCAGCGGTAACTTATTTTTTAACGCATAACAGCCCAACCAATATTAAAGAATATTACTATAATATTCCTGATGCTGGCGTTAAAAGTCTTTATCAGCAAAACATCAACGAAACTCTTGTAAAATCACGAAAGGTACTTGATCAAACTGTCTTGGAAAAAGAAGTGACCAGAATTAATGACCTGATGAGAAGAAGCGGTTATTATAAATTTAATAATGCAAACGATGAAGTTTATTTCGTTGCCGACTCATTAAAAGATAGAAAAAATGTTCCTTTAACACTTGAAATTCATAAAGATTCTGCAGATTCTCCATATAAACGTTCTACATTTGGAAATATAGATGTTGCCATCGTCGATGAGCCGAGTGATTTTGGTAGAAAAACGGTGAAAGACAGTCTGCGAAGAATCAGATTTCATAAAATGAATGATAATTACAAAACCAATTCTATTTGGAGAGCAATTATCGTTGATAACAAATCAGTTTATGATCAAAATCAACTTGATTTAACCAAAAGAAATCTTTTGGCTATGAATAATTTCAGCATTCTGAAAGCTAAAGATTCTTTAAGACAAGGCGGCGCAATAAAGCCGAATGACAGCATCATCGATGTTCTATATTTACTAAAACCGCTTCCAAAGTATGAACTTAAATTAGGGACAGATTTAAATTATTCTCAATTTTTGAATTGGGGATTATCTCCTTCAGTTGATCTTACTACGAGAAATGTGTTTGGAGGTGCAGAAAACCTTTCTACAAGTCTTTCTGGTACTTTCGGACGTGTTGTAAATCCTAGGGATCTTGACAACAGAATTTGGGCTTACGAACTTTCGGCACAGGCTTCATTGAGTTTTCCACGTTTGTTATTGCCTTTTAATTATTATAAACTCATTCCTAAAAGATACACTCCAACATCATCAATTGTTTTGGGAGCTTCTGTGCAGAATAATATTGGTTTGGGAAGAGTTAACTTTAATACAGGCTTAAATTATTTTGCTAACGTTAATGATCAGTCATCACACAGATTGACTTTATTTAATACACTTTTCAGTTTAACAAAAAATAAAGACAGCTATTATGATTTCTTCGTTAATGATGATGCGGTGAGAAGAGTCGTTTTTGATGATTATTTTACGTTTAATCCTCAATTAAAACAGCAATTTGAATCAGGAGCATTAACAAGAGATCAGGTTTCGGAACAAATCATTACAGATGATAATTATATATCTACACTAGATCAAAAAAAGGCTGATGATGTGGTGGCATTCTTGGGAACGCTTGTCAATAAAGACAGACAGACTCAGGATGTGATTATCTCATCTTTTATTTATAATTTTATCTATAACGAAATCGGTAAAAAAGACTATCCAAACGCATTCTATTTTAATGGGAAAATGGAAGTTGCAGGTAATATTCCGAGTATATTCAATCAAAAAAGAGAAGATGATGGCGGAGTTTTAAGAAGTCCGGAACGTACAATTTTCGGAATTCCTTATGCTCAGTTTGTGAAGTTTGATTTTGACGTAAGAAAGTATTTTAAATTTAACGGAAACCAAACTTTGGTTCTTCGCCAGTTTATCGGATTAGGAATTCCTTATGGAAACTCTTCTTCAATGCCTTTTGTACGATCTTATTTTAATGGTGGTGCTAATGATATTCGTGCCTGGGTCGCTTTTGGCGGATTAGGTCCCGGAGGTTCTCAGGTTGACGAAAGGGTGAGAACTTATTTAATGGGTAATGTGAAATTGACAACCAATTTAGAATATAGAATTCCATTTAATGATATGTATGAAGGCGCCATTTTCACAGATATCGGAAACGTTTGGAATACGGAAAACAACGGTTTTGATGATCAGTTTAAATTCAATAGATTCATCAGAGAAATGGGTGTCGGCAGCGGAGTTGGTTTAAGGGTAAATGTAGCGTACATTACTTTAAGATTAGATTTGGCCTATAAAATTTATGACCCAAACAAACCTGATGGCGAAAGGTGGAGATTCAATAATTTCCAACCTTTAAAACCTACACTGAATATTGCATTCGGATATCCTTTCTAG
- a CDS encoding ABC transporter ATP-binding protein, whose protein sequence is MHLQINQANIGYDKTLISNANADLNLGEVCLLIGNNGVGKTTLIKSILHQNSLLEGEILINNKNVKELSVKEIAENIAVVFSKSVIPQNHTVEDLISLGKYIYYPFYFELKQEDREEVKEIIHELDLTQYKNTLLRNLSDGNLQKAFIGRALTQNSPIIILDEPTTHLDEKNKLIILKTLRKLAKMQNKLILFSSHDWRLAKEFADKMWYIKDNHLYSGIVEDVLLQHDELTSASLFQINENFVAPSIKSPQIQKEMLYSLLQKNFQKDLSLFNFNYYESIWEISFANKQYQCESFEDIVKLISKLH, encoded by the coding sequence ATGCACCTACAAATCAATCAAGCCAACATAGGCTACGACAAAACTTTAATTTCAAATGCCAATGCAGATTTGAATTTGGGAGAAGTATGTCTCTTGATTGGTAACAATGGTGTCGGGAAAACAACTTTAATTAAATCAATTCTTCATCAAAACTCTTTACTAGAAGGGGAAATTTTAATTAATAATAAAAATGTAAAAGAACTTTCGGTAAAAGAAATTGCAGAAAATATTGCAGTTGTGTTTTCTAAATCGGTCATTCCGCAAAATCATACGGTTGAAGATCTTATTTCGCTCGGAAAATATATTTACTATCCTTTCTATTTTGAATTGAAACAAGAAGACAGAGAGGAAGTTAAGGAGATTATTCACGAATTAGATTTAACTCAATATAAAAATACGCTTCTCAGAAACCTTTCAGACGGAAACCTTCAAAAAGCATTTATAGGAAGAGCTTTGACACAAAATTCTCCAATAATTATTCTTGATGAACCAACTACTCATCTTGATGAAAAGAATAAATTAATTATTCTTAAAACGCTTCGTAAATTAGCCAAAATGCAGAATAAACTCATTCTATTTTCCTCTCACGACTGGAGACTGGCAAAGGAATTTGCTGATAAAATGTGGTATATTAAAGACAATCATTTATATTCCGGAATTGTAGAAGATGTTTTGTTACAGCATGACGAGCTCACGAGTGCGTCACTGTTTCAGATAAACGAAAATTTTGTAGCGCCTTCCATAAAATCTCCACAGATTCAAAAAGAAATGTTGTATTCTTTGCTTCAAAAAAACTTCCAAAAAGATTTGTCATTGTTCAATTTTAACTATTATGAATCAATTTGGGAGATTTCATTTGCTAATAAACAGTACCAATGTGAATCTTTCGAAGATATAGTTAAATTAATCTCAAAGCTTCATTAA
- a CDS encoding ferredoxin--NADP reductase yields the protein MEQQIYKGKLTQFHGLKIAKKEDLTKNTFSLELEIPENLKENFKFEAGQFVSIKFNADGKEVINDYSMTSAPYEEKITLGIKINSQNGATAELYDNYQAGDELLVSEPNGRFTIVSKPSEFRTIIGFAAGIGITPILSHFKNILHNEPRTRLFLFLGNKSSEELIYRDLLDNLAHQYGERLQIFYFYSQEKTADQFFYGRLDAKKLNLIINQILHLDDTDEESTIWDAVDEVLICGKGEMIKTLANACYHHGIPKKNIHFELFEEFNDDIYPVEKDFPLIENVQVDFKMFGKNYQTELPNNKEKILQQLLIQKFNVPYSCKSGICGSCECTLEEGEVELLENEYLTEKEEAQGKILACMSIAKTKKIKLNFDFS from the coding sequence ATGGAACAACAAATCTATAAAGGAAAACTGACGCAGTTTCACGGCCTAAAAATAGCTAAAAAGGAAGACCTGACCAAAAATACTTTTTCGTTGGAGCTTGAAATTCCGGAGAATCTTAAAGAGAATTTTAAGTTTGAGGCGGGGCAGTTTGTCAGTATTAAATTCAATGCTGATGGAAAAGAAGTTATCAATGATTATTCGATGACTTCGGCGCCGTATGAGGAAAAAATAACATTAGGAATTAAAATTAATTCTCAGAACGGAGCAACTGCAGAACTTTATGATAACTATCAGGCTGGTGATGAATTACTTGTAAGTGAGCCTAACGGTAGATTTACCATTGTTTCGAAACCTAGTGAATTTCGTACTATTATTGGTTTTGCTGCAGGAATAGGGATTACTCCTATTCTGAGCCATTTTAAAAATATCCTTCATAACGAACCGAGAACAAGACTTTTTTTGTTTCTTGGAAATAAAAGTTCTGAAGAACTTATTTATCGTGATCTTTTAGATAATCTTGCTCATCAATATGGTGAAAGGCTTCAGATTTTTTACTTTTATTCTCAGGAAAAAACAGCAGACCAGTTTTTCTATGGAAGGTTAGACGCCAAGAAACTAAATTTAATCATCAATCAAATCCTTCATTTGGATGATACTGATGAAGAATCTACGATTTGGGATGCCGTAGATGAAGTTTTGATTTGCGGAAAAGGGGAGATGATAAAAACTCTTGCAAATGCGTGTTATCATCATGGAATTCCGAAGAAGAATATTCATTTTGAATTATTTGAAGAGTTTAATGATGATATTTATCCTGTGGAAAAAGACTTTCCATTGATTGAAAATGTACAGGTTGATTTTAAAATGTTTGGGAAAAATTATCAGACTGAACTTCCAAATAATAAAGAAAAAATTCTGCAACAACTTTTAATTCAAAAATTCAATGTTCCTTATTCCTGTAAATCGGGAATTTGCGGAAGCTGTGAATGTACTTTGGAAGAAGGAGAAGTTGAGCTTTTAGAAAACGAATATCTTACCGAAAAAGAAGAGGCTCAGGGTAAAATTTTAGCTTGCATGTCGATTGCAAAAACTAAGAAAATAAAGCTTAACTTTGACTTTAGTTGA
- a CDS encoding TlpA family protein disulfide reductase: MKKILLSTLLAVTLFSCKKEAEKTEENTAANDSISNIVPEPLPAAPSLKALNPQQTTDFLQTKNDTLYVNNFFATWCGPCVREIPHFKDKITELKGQPVKITFISLDTKEVWNTEVPTFVDKQGIRNNTILLDGSQLDETFFKNNFKEWKGDAIPFTYMRKGDKTDEYLGMMTSELLNSKIDSFIK; this comes from the coding sequence ATGAAAAAGATACTTTTATCGACACTTTTAGCTGTCACCCTTTTTAGCTGTAAAAAAGAAGCTGAAAAAACGGAGGAAAATACTGCGGCGAACGATTCTATTTCAAATATAGTTCCAGAACCTCTTCCTGCAGCACCTTCTTTAAAAGCCTTGAATCCGCAGCAAACTACTGATTTTTTACAAACTAAAAATGACACTTTATATGTAAACAATTTCTTTGCAACTTGGTGCGGGCCATGCGTGAGAGAAATTCCACATTTTAAAGATAAAATTACAGAATTGAAAGGTCAACCGGTGAAAATTACATTTATCAGTCTGGATACCAAAGAAGTCTGGAATACTGAAGTTCCTACTTTCGTAGATAAACAAGGCATTAGAAACAATACCATTCTTTTAGACGGCAGTCAGCTTGATGAAACTTTTTTTAAGAACAATTTTAAAGAATGGAAAGGCGATGCAATACCATTTACATATATGAGAAAAGGCGATAAAACGGATGAATATTTAGGAATGATGACTTCAGAATTGCTAAATTCAAAAATTGATTCTTTTATTAAATAA
- a CDS encoding vancomycin high temperature exclusion protein, producing MICLCNVWVFGITNGRTYNKISKIPPREIALVLGTSPRMRSGLSNPYFTKRMDAAALLYHHGKIKKIIVSGEKSKGYNEPAAMKNYLIYQEGVPEDIIIEDPEGFNTYKSILRCKDVYGKKNVIIVSQGFHNLRALFFARNNNMNALGFDAQDVNKPESFYRNQSREILARVIAVVYFVLGISAD from the coding sequence TTGATATGTCTTTGTAATGTCTGGGTTTTTGGGATTACCAACGGCAGAACTTACAATAAGATTTCAAAAATTCCGCCACGAGAAATCGCTTTGGTTTTAGGAACTTCTCCCAGAATGCGTTCGGGGCTTTCTAATCCTTATTTTACTAAAAGAATGGATGCTGCTGCATTGCTTTATCATCACGGAAAAATAAAAAAAATCATTGTGAGTGGGGAAAAAAGCAAAGGTTACAATGAGCCGGCTGCAATGAAAAATTATTTGATTTACCAGGAAGGTGTTCCGGAAGATATCATTATTGAAGATCCTGAAGGTTTTAATACTTATAAAAGTATCTTACGCTGCAAAGATGTTTACGGAAAGAAAAACGTTATTATCGTTTCACAAGGTTTTCATAATCTTCGGGCATTATTTTTTGCAAGAAATAATAACATGAATGCGCTAGGATTTGATGCGCAAGATGTCAACAAACCCGAAAGTTTCTACAGAAACCAATCCAGAGAGATACTTGCCAGAGTGATTGCTGTAGTTTATTTTGTATTGGGAATTTCTGCGGACTAG